The genome window GTTTATTGCGCATATGAGAAGACATGGTAGGCCGGGTTTCTTGCTACTGTTTCCCTCACCCTCGTTCCATCTCCAGGAGGGCGAGGGAGGAAAAGCCCTTCTCCACCCGGGAGAAGGGTGGGGATGAGGGAAACGGCCTTGAATAAAATCTTGGTCATGAATTTAGGAAATCTCAATACGACATAGATTCTAGGCGTGCCCGGGTGCGGCCACGCCAAGCGAACGCGCGGTGGCCACAATGGAGGCCCAGGTTTCTTCGGCCAGGGGAATCCCCTTCGCCAATCTTAGCGTGCGCATGCGCTCCTCGGGCTCTCCCGGTAGCAGGGTTTCATCGCCTGCCTGCGCCGGTTTGGCGGACTTGACGTACTCGGCGTAGCGCGCCACTTCCTCCGGAAAATATTCGGAGGCGTCCAGGCGGGCTGGATCGATATACAGAGAGAACATTCCGTTGGAAAAGCGTTTGCCGGGGGCAGGACATCCGTTACCCGTCAGAGCACCTCCCAAGAGCTCGCACATAAGTGCCAGGCCCGAGCCCTTGTGATGACCAAAGGCGCGGAGGGCTCCCTTTCCCGTGAGAATATCGCGCTTGCCCGTGGTGGGGAAATCGCCGTAGAGCAACCGCGTATCGTTACTGAATTCTCCATCTGGGCCGATCAATGCGTCCGAAGGAATGTTCTTACCGCCTTGGCTCGCCACGAGCACCTTGCCTTCCGCCACGAGCGAGGTGGCGAAATCGAGAATCAAAGGTGAGCGGCCTGGGATGGGTACGCCCACGCAATAGGGCGCGGTGGAGAAGCGCCGCTCGAAACTTCCGAAGGGGGCCACCAACGCACTCCCCGTGGCGTTCACGAAGTGGATGGAAACCAGCCCCGCTTTCGCCGCCATCTCGGCCCAGTCACCGACTCTTCCGATGTGACCCGAGTGGCGCAGCGCCACCGCCGCCAACCCCATCTGCTTGCACTTGCCAATGCCGATTTCCACGGCCTGGGGCGCGATGGTCTGGCCGAAGCCGTACTGGCCATCCACGACGCACAGTACCGGTGTGTCGGATACGACCTGAACCTTTTGGCCGGCATGCACCAGACCGTCGTTCATCAACTGAATGTAGCGCGGAACGCGAATAACACCGTGGCTGTCGTGGCCGGTCAAATTGGCGGCTAGCAAGTAGATGGAAATTCGGTCTGCTTCACCGCGCGTGCAACCGGCTTTGGCAAAGATGCCAGACACGAATGCGCTCAAGGTATCAGCGGCGATGGTTAGGGTATTGAGACTCATTCTTCTAGATGACCTTTCCGGTGCTGTCGTCGATGAGATGCATATGGTTGAGATCCGCCACCAGCGTCATGGTTTTACCTGGTTGTGCGCCGGCGTTTGGGCTCACCCGGGCGCAGACCTCGCCCCCGTTGACGGAGAAATATACAAGCGTATCCATTCCAATGGGCTCGGTAACATCGAGCTTCATATCGAAAGGATGTTGATTGGGCTCCAAACTCGAGCGCCGCTCCAGTATATGCTCTGGCCGCAGGCCAAGGAGGAGTCCCCCGCGATTGATGTACGGCCGGTAACGCGCGTTGTCTGCGTTGTCCGGCACCGGGAATCGAATATTGTCCGTGAGCCGGACGTAAAACCCTCCCGCCGCCTCTTCCAGCCCGCAAGGGATGAAGTTCATGGAGGGTGACCCGATGAATCCGGCAACGAACTTGGTGGCGGGCTCGTGATACAAGACGTTGGGCGGCCCTACTTGCTCGATGATGCCGGCGTTCATGACCACCACCCGGTCCGCGAGCGTCATGGCTTCCACTTGGTCGTGGGTGACGTAGATAGTGGTGGTGCGCAATTTCTGGTGCACCTTCTTGATCTCGATGCGCATCTGCACGCGCAACTTGGCATCCAAGTTGGAGAGCGGCTCGTCGAATAGGAACACCTTTGGGTTGCGCACGATGGCGCGCCCCATGGCCACGCGCTGGCGCTGCCCGCCGGAGAGTTGCTTCGGCTTGCGCTCCAGCAGTTCGCTGATGTCGAGGATGCGCGCGGCGTTATCCACCTGGCGTTTGATTTCATCCTTGGGCGTCTTCTTCAACATCAAGCCGAAGGACATGTTCTCGAATACCGTCATGTGGGGATAGAGCGCGTAATTCTGGAACACCATGGCGATATTGCGGTCCTTGGGCGGCACGTCGTTCACGATGTCACCGCCGATCAGCACCTCGCCGCCGGTGATGTCCTCGAGCCCGGCGATCATGCGAAGTGTGGTGCTCTTCCCGCAACCCGAGGGGCCCACCAGCACCACGAACTCCTTGTCGGCGATATCCAGATCGATGCCTCGCACCGCGAGAACTTCGTCGTACTTCTTCACCAGATTGCGCAGGACGACCTCGGCCATGGCTATCCTTTGGTGGCGCCCGCCGTGAGGCCGGCGATGTAATAGTCCATGAGAAAGGCGTAAATGATGAGCGGGGGTGCCGCGCCCAAGAGCGCGCCGGTCATGATCTGGCCCCAATTGAAAACATCGCCCTTGATCAAGGTGGTGATGATGCCCACGGGCAAGACCAGTTGGTCTGCCGAGGTGGTGAAGGCGAGCGGATAGAGGAACTGCGCCCACGACACGGTGAAAGCGAAGATGGTGGCGGCGATGATGCCGGGCAGCGCCACGGGGATGAAGATCTTGGTCAGCATCTGGGTGTAGCTCGCCCCGTCGATCAGGGCGGCCTCATCGAGTTCCTTGGGGATGCTGCTGAAGTAGCCGATCATGATCCAGGTGCAAAACGGCACCGTGAGCGTGGGATAAAGTATGAGCAACACCCACCAATGATTGATGAGTTCGATGCCAGTCCATTCCTGCACGAACACGAAAATCTTGAACAATGGAATAAACAGCAAGGTTTCCGGAATCAGGTAGGTGAGAAATACGCCGGTTGCGAGGGTAGCGGAGCCCCAGAATTTCATGCGCGACAGCGAGAAGGCGGCGAGTATGCTGACCGCCATGGTGATCGTCACTACCAGCACGGATACGATGGCTGAGTTGCGGAAAAAAGTAAGGTAGGTGGGCGAGGTCAGTAGTTCCTTGTAGTTTTGCAGCGTGGGACTGAACACCCACCAAGGATTGGTGCCCGTGGAGATTTCCGCGCTCGTCTTGAGCGAAGTAATGAGCATGTACAGCGGCGGGGTGAGGAAAAAGATGACGAACAGAACCAGGAAGAAGTAGGACCAGTAGAGCGCGCGGCGGCGGTCACTCCGCATGCTTCCGAGCCCCGGCCTGCTCGCGGGAACAGTAGCTGCGGCTGGCGTTGCCATGCTCATGTTTCGCCTACGCGGCGGGTGACGTCGCGCAAGATGAACACGGCGGCGATGCCCAGAATGGGCAACATGAAGAGCGAGACGCAGGCGCCCAGCGGAATGTCGTTGCCTTCGATCCCGACTCTAAAGGCCCAAGTGGCGAACACGTGGGTTTGGTCCACCGGCCCGCCCGCGGTGAGCACGCGCACGATGTCGAAATTGGCGAAGGTGACGATCAGCGAGAACAGCACGGTGATGGAGATGATGTTGCGCATCATGGGTAAGGTGATGAACCGGAGTTTCTGCCACCAGTTGGCGCCGTCGATGGCGGCGGCCTCGTAGAGCTGTTCGGGTACGGATTTCAGCGCGGCCAGATACATGATCATGAAGAAAGGCGCGCCGAACCAGACATTCACCAGGATCACCGCGAAGCGCGCCCAGTAAGGATCTCCCAGCCAAGGAATGCCCTTGGCGCCGAAGCTCTCGAATATCCAGTTGAAGGCGCTGTAGGACGGGTCGAACAACCATAACCAGGCGAGCGTGCTCATGGCTGGCGGAATCACCCATGGCACCAGCAGCATTCCGCGCCACATGCGCTGGCCCTTGGCGGGGAGGTTGTGCACGAAGTGCGCGACGAACAAGCCGATCAGCGCCTTGAAGAATACCGCCGTCACCGCGAAAATGACCGACTGCTTGACCACCATCCAAAAAGTCTCGCGCTTGAACAGGAAGCTGAAGTTCGCCAGCCCCACGAAGCGCTCCATGGATTTGTTGAGTGTCGCGAGGTAGAGCGAGTAGATGGCGGGGTAGAGCACCAGGGAGCCGATGATGACAATGAGGGGCAGCGCCATCAAGAACGCAATCGCCGATTTGCGCCGCGTGAAGTTTTTCATGAGAGCCGTGAACTACGTGCGAAAGAATCCTTCAAGCTCGGAGGCAGCCCAGCCCATCACCTTGTCCATGGACTCGCCGCCCTGGACGAACTTGGCGATCATCTTGGGCATGGTGGCCTGGGCGAACATTTGACTGGCGATGGCCGCGGGCGCGGGCGCGCCGGGAATCGAAACGATCACATCTCCCGACGGAGGGTAATGCGACAGCGTACCCTTGGGCGGTCCGGCCTCGTTCCAGATCTTGAAGTCGCGCAGCTTGGCGAACGACGGCATATCGAATCCGCCGCTGCCTTGAACCAGTTGCTCGGAGGAGGAACGTTGCGAGAGATAGGTGAGCAGGCTGCGCGCCGCGGATTTGTTCTTGGAAAATTTCCAAATCCCCCAGTAGAACGGCAAGCCCGGATGGTAGCGTCCCATCGGCCCCTTAGGCGCGGGAAAGGTCCACAACTGCTCGGCGACTTTGGGATTGTCCCGCTTGGCCACCGCCCAGGCGCTGGGCGGGTTCATGATTAGCGTGCCTTTGCCCGAGATCAGCCATTTGTTGTTGGAGGCATCGTCCCAGGCGAAGACGTCTGGCGGGAGAAACTGCGCGAGGCGTTTCGCGTACTCCAGTACTTGGCGGGTCGCATCGGACGTGACCGTGATGTTGCCTTTGGCGTCCACCAGATGCGCGCCATGGGCGGCGAATAGCGCTCCGGCGGAATCCACCGAATCCGCCGTTTGCCCGAAACCGATGCCGAAGGGAAAACCAGCCTTGTGGCACTTTTCGGCCGCCATCAGGAAGGCGTCCCAGGTCCACTTATCGGCCAGGGCTTTGTCCGGAGGGCCGCCCGCCGGATACATTTTCGTGAGATCGATACCGGCGTGCTGCTTGAATAAATCGATGCGCCCGCAAGGGCCCTTCATTTGGCTGCCCGCCGTTGCAGGCACCGCCACCCAGCGGCCGTCTTGTTTACCCAGATATTCCACGGCGGCCGCCGGGGCCCCGTACTGCACGATGAGCCCTTGCACGATGTCATCCACGGGCTCCAAATTCTTTGCCTGCGCGGTGACGTTCCAAGTGCCAAAGGATAGGAGGTCGTGCCCCGATTTAGCCATGGCCTCGGAGGTGATGGTGAGGAGCAGCTTATTGCCCTGGGAGGTAATGAAATCGATCTTGAGACCGACTTTCTCCTTGGCGGCCCACTCGTTACACAACTTGGCAAGGGCCTCGTTCGCGCCGGGTACCCAGTGGTCCCAGAAGCCCACGACTAAGGAACCCGCGGCACGAGAGGTACGAATATAGGGAGCGACGGCTAGGGCCGGCGAGGCTCCGAGAAAACGGCGGCGGTTGAACTTTCTGGCATTCATGACATCCTCCCCCTGTGCCCCGGGCCATGACCCGGAATGGCTTATGATGTTACCCCTGACCAACACACTGGATACTAACCGTGCGAGAAAACACAATCAAATCGATTTGGAAAAAAGGCGGTGCCGTCATCAATGGCTGGTTGGGCATTCCCAGTTCCATCGCGGCGGAGAACATGGCGCAAGCAGGCTGGGACGGGCTGACCGTCGATTTGCAGCACGGGCACCTGGATTACCAAGTGGGCATCAGCATGCTCCAGGCAATCGCCACCACCAACACGACGCCGCTCGCTCGCGTGCCATGGTGCGAGCCTGGCATCATCATGAAAATGTTGGATGCGGGTGCCTACGGCATCATCTGCCCCATGATCAATACGCGCGCCGAATGCGAGGCGTTCGTGGGTGCCTGCCGCTACCCGCCGCGCGGATACAGAAGCTTCGGCCCGGTGCGGGCCACGTGGTACGGCGGCGCGGATTATTTCAAGCACGCCAACGAGACGTTGATCACCATGGCGATGATCGAAACCAAGCAGGCGATGGATAATCTTGATGAGATCCTCAGCGTGCCGGGCCTAGATTCGCTCTACGTCGGACCGAACGACCTCGCCATTTCGCTGGGCTATCCACCCTCGGGCGTACCCACGGACAAGGTGGTGCTCGATGCCATCAAGACCATCATGGCAGGTGCGAAGAAGCACGGCATCTACGCCGGCATCCACTGCGGCTCCACGGCCATGGCAAAGGAGATGATCGCCCAGGGCTATCAGTTCGTCACGTTGATGGCGGATAATGCGTTTCTCGCATCGGCTGCCAAGGCGGCGGTGGCGGAGATGCGGCAAGTGGCACCGAGCGCAAGTAAGCCTTCGGGGACCTATTAACAAGAAATTCTGCGGGCGTAGCCCGCCAGCAAGTGCCTTTGTTTTGCGCGGCCAAAACAAAGGAGCAAGAAACGCAGTTTCAGCGGAGGCTAGTGTGCGCGGCGAAGAGGCGGCTTGCGCGTGGCCAGGACGGCGCATAAACTGGCACTGCATACACACATGGTGGTGTAAGGTGCGAACGAACATCGTCCTCGATGAAAAACTTATACGAGAAGCCATGAAGCTCGCTAAAGTGGGTACGAAGCGCGAGGCCGTGAATATTGCCCTGCGCCGCTTTGTCCAGGCCAGTAAGCAAAAGAAGATTCTCGATCTCTACGGAAGCGTGGGCTTGCTCAAGGACTACGATTACAAGAGGGTTCGGTCGGGTGCCTGATGTTCTTACCCGTCATAAGCCAGTGGCGAAAAGGGGCCGCATTGATTGATCTGTTGGCTTGATTTCAATCCTCGTCCCTACGTTGTACCGGCGCCACCTCCCCTGTCTCCGCTTGCTCCCGTTGGATGACTACCTTGGAGTTGATCTCCGTGACGCAATAGGAGTTCACCTCGCAGGTCAGGACGATGTAGGCATTCTCGCCATCCCAGAAGTACTGTAGAAATTTTTGGCGCGGCCGGACGGGATCGCCGAACATGCCGGCCAGAGAATCGAGGATTGCCTTTTGGTTCGCGCCGCCAAAGGTTTGAATGACGCCGGAGCTGAAATGGTTCTTATAGTAGCGATAGGCGATCTTGACCGTATCCACGCGTCCGAATTTCAGTGTGTCGCCCGCCCGCTTGTAGTACTTGACCGTGCCTTCGTCGCGCAAGATGACCATCCGGGCGCCGGCGATGCCGAAGGGTTCGTCCCACGTCACGCCCTGAAAATCGGCGGGTTCGTTCTTCATCTCCGCAAAGGCACTGCCAGCGACAAACAACGCCATGAAAACCGCCGGCCCTTTGCATCCGTTCTTCATGATGATTCCCCTAGCACTGTTTTTTCTTTGATAAGAGCTATTATGGAGCGGGGAAGGGGACAACGCCTAATGGTGGTTCTCCCTTGTTCCCCACGCTCATTGCCCCCGGCCCCCTAACCCCTTCACCCCGCTTTAGCCACAATCGTTGGCCACCGGTCCTTCCACGGTGCGGCTCGTTCGAACGCAGCCGAAGCGCGTAGGACCAGCGGATCGTCCAGATGGCGGCCGACGATCTGCAAGCCTACGGGCAACCCGTCGCGTGTGAAGCCCGCGGGCACCGATGCCGCCGGTTGTCCGCTCATGTTGAAGGGGAAAGTGAACGGTAGCCAATCGAAGGGCGCGGCCTTCTCACCCTCGATGGTCTCGGGACCTTGAATACCGAGTCCGAAGGCTGCCACCGACACGGTGGGCGTGAGAAGCAAGTCGTACTTGTTCATGAACCGCCATAGCTTGTTCACCACAGCCTTCCGCGCCATGACCGCGTTGGTGAATTGTTCGTCGGTGAACTTGGTGCGAATCAATCCCACCAGGTGGGGCATCATGTGAGCCTCGTACTTGTCCACCAATTCGCGCATCCCCTTGAGGTCGGTTTCGAGCATGATGAGACTGACGAAATCTCCAAGGGGATTGGGGAAGCCAGGGTGCGCGATTTCGACGTTGCAGCCAAGGTCTTTCTCGAATACTCGCACGGCTTTGTTCACCACTTCTCGCACTTCCGTATCGACGCGCGCGTAGCCCCAATCCGGGCTGTAGGCGACACGCTTTCCCTTGAGTTCGCCTCGCAGGACATTCATCCAGTTAAAGTTGGATTCGGGCAGGGAGTGCCGGTCGCGCGAGTCCGGGCCGGCGATAACGCTCATCATCAGGGCGGAATCGGCCACGGTGCGGCTGAGCGGCCCGATGTGTTCGATGGATTCCCAACCGTAAACGCCCGGGAAGCGCTCATCGCGTGCCCCTGGATACAAGGGTACACGGCCCATCGAAGCCTTCAATCCGTACACTCCGCAGAGCGCCGCTGGGATACGGACGGATCCGCCGCCGTCACTACCGATGGCAAAAGGACCCATCCCCGCGGCTACCGCCGCGCCGGACCCGGCGCTCGATCCTCCCGAGGTGCGTTCGGTGTTCCATGGATTGCGCGTCTCGGGAAAAATTTTATTGTGGCTCGCCCCGCTATAGCCAAGTTCCTGGACATTGGTTTTGCCGAGGATAACCGCGCCAGCTGCCTTTAGGCGTTCGACCATCACGTCATCCTCATCGGGGATGTAATCTTTATAGAGATAGGAGCCCGAGGTGGTTTTGATGCCCTTGGTCAAGACGAGATCCTTGATCCCGATGGGCACGCCCGCGAGCGCTCCGGTGGAGCGCCCAGCCATGATGTCTGCCTCGATTCGCTTAGCGGTCTCGCGAGCTAATTCCGGAGTGGGCGCGCAAAAAGCGTGGAGGACCGGTTCCAACTTGTCCATGCGCGCGAGCACCGCATCGACGACCTCGACTGGCGAGAGTTGCTTGGCGCGAATGCGCTGAGCCAGCGTTACGGCATCCATGCTACATATCTAGTTGCCAGGGGTTGCCGCCTCGGCGGCGGATATGCCGCTATCGGCGACCATGTGCGCGGCGATGGCGCCGGCCGCTACACCACCTGCGCTTTTTAGGAATTGACGGCGGGACAGTTCGTTCGGGTTCATGATCTTCTCCTTGCAAGTAAGGTGACAAGACACGATAGCCGCGATGCCTGCGCAGGATGAGGTAGCTCCGTCTGCTGACGGAAATGCCAGCCTGGGATTGGAACGCGGAAGTACATAATGCCATGGCAGCATAGGAGATTGGCGGGAGAAACACAATCAGTTCGGCTCCGGTTACGTGTCCCTTCCACCGATGCCCGTGTGCTTGGTAACTGGCCCGTTGGTATAGTCTCGTTGTGGTAACGAGTCATACACCCGCCGCAGGAGAAGTCAACGCATGCCGAATAGCTCTGACTTAGGAGTCGCCATCGCAGGATTGGGTGCGATCGGCCGAGCGCTTGCGCGTGCGCTGGATAAGGGCATTCCTGGGCTTCGTCTGGCGGCGGTTGCCGCGCGGGACGAGGCGAAGGCAAGTGCATTTCTCAAGGAGTTGGCGCAGCCAGTACCCATCGTGCCGCTGGCGGTGCTCGCACAACATGCGGACATCGTGATCGAATGCGCACCGGCCCGCCTCCTGGCGGAGATCGCGGAACCGGTGCTAAGGTCAGGGAAGAAACTCATAGTGTTGTCCTGTGGGGCCTTGCTCGCCAATAGTCATCTGGAAGATCTTGCTGGGCAGCATGGGGCTCAGATCATCGTACCAACCGGAGCATTGATCGGCCTTGATGCCGTGACGGCGGCTGCGGAAGGCAAGATTGAATCGGTGCGTATGGTGACCCGCAAGCCTTTAGCCGGCCTGCTCGGTGCGCCGTTCCTGGCGGAGAACAACATCGATATCGAGGACATCGAGTCGCCATTGAAGATCTTCTCCGGCACGGCGCGGGAAGCGGCGAAGGGATTTCCCGCGAACCTTAACGTGGCGGTTGCCTTGTCCTTGGCCGGCATTGGCCCGGACCGCACACAGGTGGAAATATGGGCGGATCCAACGGTGACGCGAAATACCCATCGAATCGAGGTGGAGTCCGACTCGGCGAGATTCACCATGACCATCGAAAACATTCCGTCGGAGAATCCGAGAACCGGCCGCATCACGGCCTTGAGCGTGATCGCGCTGTTGCGAAAAATGAGCGCGCCGGTTAGAGTCGGGACATGAATACGCCTGAACTCATGGATTTTCCCGAGGGTGGCTACCACTTCCTCAAGGGTGGCTTTCCCTATTCGCAAGGGGTCAAGGCAGGGAAAGGTTATTCCATCGAACGTGCTCGCTTTGTTTCACCGCTGTCACTGATACAGGGGTTCGGCGCTATCGAGAAACACCTCGCCGCCATGGGCCGCCCGCGCACGGCACTATGCGCCGCCGAACTACGCTCGCCTAAACCTTTCAGCATGGGAGGATTCGGCGAGTTCAATAAGACCTATGTGGATGTGTTGAAAGAGTGGGGGTTGTATCGCGATGGACTCAACCCCGTCGCGCGATCCAACGTTACGCCGGAGATCGCACCTCTGGTGGAGCCTTCGTTTTACGCTTTTTGTTACACCGTACCCTCCGTGGAAGCGGAGCAAACCTTTATCGTGGCCGGCAGCGGAGAATGGCCCGAGGGCGGAAGTTTTCCGGACGACATCGTGGCGCGCGAGGATTTGTCGGCGGCGGGCCTGCGCAGCAAAGCGCGCTTCGTACTGGACACGATGGAGCGCCGCTTTAAGGCGTTTGGCGCGAATTGGAGTGATGTAACGGCGAGCCAAGTTTATACCGTGCACGATTTTCACCCCTTCTTGGGCGATGAGATCGTTAGCCGCACGAGAAACGGTGGT of Betaproteobacteria bacterium contains these proteins:
- a CDS encoding carbohydrate ABC transporter permease, producing the protein MATPAAATVPASRPGLGSMRSDRRRALYWSYFFLVLFVIFFLTPPLYMLITSLKTSAEISTGTNPWWVFSPTLQNYKELLTSPTYLTFFRNSAIVSVLVVTITMAVSILAAFSLSRMKFWGSATLATGVFLTYLIPETLLFIPLFKIFVFVQEWTGIELINHWWVLLILYPTLTVPFCTWIMIGYFSSIPKELDEAALIDGASYTQMLTKIFIPVALPGIIAATIFAFTVSWAQFLYPLAFTTSADQLVLPVGIITTLIKGDVFNWGQIMTGALLGAAPPLIIYAFLMDYYIAGLTAGATKG
- a CDS encoding type II toxin-antitoxin system VapB family antitoxin; this encodes MRTNIVLDEKLIREAMKLAKVGTKREAVNIALRRFVQASKQKKILDLYGSVGLLKDYDYKRVRSGA
- a CDS encoding amidase codes for the protein MDAVTLAQRIRAKQLSPVEVVDAVLARMDKLEPVLHAFCAPTPELARETAKRIEADIMAGRSTGALAGVPIGIKDLVLTKGIKTTSGSYLYKDYIPDEDDVMVERLKAAGAVILGKTNVQELGYSGASHNKIFPETRNPWNTERTSGGSSAGSGAAVAAGMGPFAIGSDGGGSVRIPAALCGVYGLKASMGRVPLYPGARDERFPGVYGWESIEHIGPLSRTVADSALMMSVIAGPDSRDRHSLPESNFNWMNVLRGELKGKRVAYSPDWGYARVDTEVREVVNKAVRVFEKDLGCNVEIAHPGFPNPLGDFVSLIMLETDLKGMRELVDKYEAHMMPHLVGLIRTKFTDEQFTNAVMARKAVVNKLWRFMNKYDLLLTPTVSVAAFGLGIQGPETIEGEKAAPFDWLPFTFPFNMSGQPAASVPAGFTRDGLPVGLQIVGRHLDDPLVLRASAAFERAAPWKDRWPTIVAKAG
- the ugpC gene encoding sn-glycerol-3-phosphate ABC transporter ATP-binding protein UgpC → MAEVVLRNLVKKYDEVLAVRGIDLDIADKEFVVLVGPSGCGKSTTLRMIAGLEDITGGEVLIGGDIVNDVPPKDRNIAMVFQNYALYPHMTVFENMSFGLMLKKTPKDEIKRQVDNAARILDISELLERKPKQLSGGQRQRVAMGRAIVRNPKVFLFDEPLSNLDAKLRVQMRIEIKKVHQKLRTTTIYVTHDQVEAMTLADRVVVMNAGIIEQVGPPNVLYHEPATKFVAGFIGSPSMNFIPCGLEEAAGGFYVRLTDNIRFPVPDNADNARYRPYINRGGLLLGLRPEHILERRSSLEPNQHPFDMKLDVTEPIGMDTLVYFSVNGGEVCARVSPNAGAQPGKTMTLVADLNHMHLIDDSTGKVI
- a CDS encoding 2,4-dihydroxyhept-2-ene-1,7-dioic acid aldolase → MRENTIKSIWKKGGAVINGWLGIPSSIAAENMAQAGWDGLTVDLQHGHLDYQVGISMLQAIATTNTTPLARVPWCEPGIIMKMLDAGAYGIICPMINTRAECEAFVGACRYPPRGYRSFGPVRATWYGGADYFKHANETLITMAMIETKQAMDNLDEILSVPGLDSLYVGPNDLAISLGYPPSGVPTDKVVLDAIKTIMAGAKKHGIYAGIHCGSTAMAKEMIAQGYQFVTLMADNAFLASAAKAAVAEMRQVAPSASKPSGTY
- a CDS encoding aspartate dehydrogenase, producing MPNSSDLGVAIAGLGAIGRALARALDKGIPGLRLAAVAARDEAKASAFLKELAQPVPIVPLAVLAQHADIVIECAPARLLAEIAEPVLRSGKKLIVLSCGALLANSHLEDLAGQHGAQIIVPTGALIGLDAVTAAAEGKIESVRMVTRKPLAGLLGAPFLAENNIDIEDIESPLKIFSGTAREAAKGFPANLNVAVALSLAGIGPDRTQVEIWADPTVTRNTHRIEVESDSARFTMTIENIPSENPRTGRITALSVIALLRKMSAPVRVGT
- a CDS encoding extracellular solute-binding protein, coding for MNARKFNRRRFLGASPALAVAPYIRTSRAAGSLVVGFWDHWVPGANEALAKLCNEWAAKEKVGLKIDFITSQGNKLLLTITSEAMAKSGHDLLSFGTWNVTAQAKNLEPVDDIVQGLIVQYGAPAAAVEYLGKQDGRWVAVPATAGSQMKGPCGRIDLFKQHAGIDLTKMYPAGGPPDKALADKWTWDAFLMAAEKCHKAGFPFGIGFGQTADSVDSAGALFAAHGAHLVDAKGNITVTSDATRQVLEYAKRLAQFLPPDVFAWDDASNNKWLISGKGTLIMNPPSAWAVAKRDNPKVAEQLWTFPAPKGPMGRYHPGLPFYWGIWKFSKNKSAARSLLTYLSQRSSSEQLVQGSGGFDMPSFAKLRDFKIWNEAGPPKGTLSHYPPSGDVIVSIPGAPAPAAIASQMFAQATMPKMIAKFVQGGESMDKVMGWAASELEGFFRT
- a CDS encoding sugar ABC transporter permease; its protein translation is MKNFTRRKSAIAFLMALPLIVIIGSLVLYPAIYSLYLATLNKSMERFVGLANFSFLFKRETFWMVVKQSVIFAVTAVFFKALIGLFVAHFVHNLPAKGQRMWRGMLLVPWVIPPAMSTLAWLWLFDPSYSAFNWIFESFGAKGIPWLGDPYWARFAVILVNVWFGAPFFMIMYLAALKSVPEQLYEAAAIDGANWWQKLRFITLPMMRNIISITVLFSLIVTFANFDIVRVLTAGGPVDQTHVFATWAFRVGIEGNDIPLGACVSLFMLPILGIAAVFILRDVTRRVGET
- a CDS encoding malate/lactate/ureidoglycolate dehydrogenase: MSLNTLTIAADTLSAFVSGIFAKAGCTRGEADRISIYLLAANLTGHDSHGVIRVPRYIQLMNDGLVHAGQKVQVVSDTPVLCVVDGQYGFGQTIAPQAVEIGIGKCKQMGLAAVALRHSGHIGRVGDWAEMAAKAGLVSIHFVNATGSALVAPFGSFERRFSTAPYCVGVPIPGRSPLILDFATSLVAEGKVLVASQGGKNIPSDALIGPDGEFSNDTRLLYGDFPTTGKRDILTGKGALRAFGHHKGSGLALMCELLGGALTGNGCPAPGKRFSNGMFSLYIDPARLDASEYFPEEVARYAEYVKSAKPAQAGDETLLPGEPEERMRTLRLAKGIPLAEETWASIVATARSLGVAAPGHA